One segment of Clostridium botulinum DNA contains the following:
- a CDS encoding CAP domain-containing protein has protein sequence MKKAFLRRILGGVVAVATITSLSPLGVSAAGKNNTNNNCATTQCWSKVYGTWFCLGSNGQIQIGNQTTNNNPGCNLQFGWVTCPTQPNKPGDNNGSDNTIVPEVPGDNNGSNDTTVPEVPGDNNGSDDTTVPEVPGDNNGSNDTIVPEVPGDNNGSGNTTVPETPGDNNESENTSKPDNNGNNGTVKPEQPGDTEENLPPTSGDSVNVNGLSKLPEKYSISVQSSAENKILQLMNEKRVQAGLKPLTMDNTLLQVARYKSNHMIQYNYFDHTNPDGTKWVNWLQTIGYKYNTTGENIAYNTYDPVELFNQWWNSQGHRENMMNPSYTKVGVGVVYDKDNNKYMGTQTFSN, from the coding sequence ATGAAGAAAGCTTTTTTAAGAAGAATACTAGGAGGGGTTGTAGCTGTAGCAACAATTACTAGCCTAAGTCCATTAGGGGTATCCGCAGCAGGAAAAAATAATACTAATAATAACTGTGCTACAACACAATGTTGGAGTAAAGTTTATGGTACTTGGTTCTGTTTAGGTTCAAATGGACAAATACAAATAGGAAATCAAACAACAAACAATAATCCAGGATGTAATTTACAATTTGGATGGGTTACATGTCCAACACAACCTAATAAGCCAGGAGATAACAATGGGTCAGATAATACAATAGTTCCAGAAGTTCCAGGAGACAACAATGGATCAAATGATACAACAGTTCCAGAAGTTCCAGGAGACAACAATGGATCAGATGATACAACAGTTCCAGAAGTTCCGGGAGATAACAATGGATCAAATGATACAATAGTTCCAGAAGTTCCGGGAGATAACAATGGATCAGGCAATACAACAGTTCCAGAAACTCCTGGAGACAATAATGAATCAGAGAATACATCTAAGCCTGATAACAATGGAAATAATGGTACAGTTAAACCGGAGCAACCTGGAGATACAGAAGAAAATTTACCACCTACAAGTGGCGATTCTGTAAATGTAAATGGATTAAGTAAATTACCAGAAAAATATTCTATAAGCGTACAAAGTAGTGCTGAGAATAAAATTCTTCAATTAATGAATGAAAAAAGAGTACAAGCTGGTTTAAAACCACTAACTATGGATAATACTTTATTACAAGTTGCTAGATATAAAAGTAATCATATGATTCAATATAATTACTTTGACCACACAAATCCGGATGGAACTAAGTGGGTAAATTGGTTACAAACAATAGGATATAAATATAATACAACTGGTGAAAATATTGCATATAATACATATGATCCAGTAGAATTATTCAATCAATGGTGGAATTCACAAGGTCATAGAGAAAATATGATGAATCCTTCTTACACTAAGGTTGGAGTAGGTGTTGTTTATGATAAAGATAATAATAAATATATGGGAACTCAAACATTCTCAAATTAA